A DNA window from Micromonospora sp. NBC_01739 contains the following coding sequences:
- a CDS encoding aldo/keto reductase produces MGCWAIAGPWAEGRTPLGWGAVDDAESVRAIRRALDLGVTLFDTADTYGAGHGERLLGRALARRRDGAVIATKWGYTFDEQTRQATGTDPSPAYLHRAVRASLRRLGTDRIDLYQLHLADLPVARAQELIGTLEELVTEGLIRAYGWSTDRTDRAAALGDAPHAAAVQHSLSVLRDAPELLDLCEKYDLASVNRGPLGMGLLTGKYHPASILPHDDIRGMTSGWLEWFRGGRPAPEWLRRVQAVREALTADGRTLAQGALGWIWARSDRTIPIPGCRTVAQVEENAAALTLGPLTPDHFAEVEHRLAALRAAALRAADRPYWPSPMLPTARP; encoded by the coding sequence ATGGGCTGCTGGGCGATAGCCGGTCCCTGGGCGGAGGGGCGTACCCCCCTGGGCTGGGGGGCGGTCGACGACGCCGAGTCGGTACGGGCGATCCGCCGGGCCCTGGACCTGGGGGTGACCCTGTTCGACACCGCGGACACCTACGGCGCCGGGCACGGCGAGCGCCTCCTGGGGCGGGCCCTGGCCCGGCGGCGCGACGGAGCCGTGATCGCCACCAAGTGGGGCTACACCTTCGACGAGCAGACCCGACAGGCCACCGGTACGGACCCCTCACCGGCCTACCTGCACCGGGCCGTACGGGCCTCGCTGCGGCGGCTGGGCACCGACCGGATCGACCTGTATCAACTGCACCTGGCCGACCTGCCGGTGGCCCGGGCCCAGGAGCTGATCGGCACCCTGGAGGAGCTGGTCACCGAGGGCCTGATCCGGGCGTACGGCTGGAGCACCGACCGCACCGACCGGGCCGCCGCCCTCGGCGACGCCCCGCACGCCGCCGCCGTGCAGCACAGCCTGTCGGTGCTGCGCGACGCCCCGGAACTGCTCGACCTGTGCGAGAAGTACGACCTGGCCAGCGTCAACCGGGGGCCGCTGGGCATGGGGCTGCTCACCGGCAAGTACCACCCCGCCTCGATCCTGCCCCACGACGACATCCGGGGTATGACCTCAGGCTGGTTGGAGTGGTTCCGGGGTGGTCGTCCCGCCCCGGAGTGGCTGCGCCGGGTGCAGGCCGTCCGGGAGGCGTTGACCGCCGACGGCCGTACCCTGGCCCAGGGGGCGCTGGGTTGGATCTGGGCCCGCAGCGACCGGACCATCCCGATCCCAGGCTGCCGCACGGTGGCCCAGGTCGAGGAGAACGCCGCCGCGCTGACCCTGGGCCCACTCACCCCGGACCACTTCGCCGAGGTCGAACACCGACTGGCCGCCCTGCGCGCCGCCGCCCTGCGGGCCGCCGACCGCCCCTACTGGCCCAGCCCGATGCTCCCCACCGCCCGCCCCTGA